The Brassica rapa cultivar Chiifu-401-42 unplaced genomic scaffold, CAAS_Brap_v3.01 Scaffold0196, whole genome shotgun sequence genome window below encodes:
- the LOC103848656 gene encoding vacuolar-processing enzyme delta-isozyme-like — protein sequence MSFLGHLQVLVFLYALLLFSAESRKTQLFDTESSADDGAEHENYGDKVDARDIPLLYLETKIQNAPVGSPQRQEAQKNLLEEINHRKKIDQNIIEILRLSLKKTDVLDLLTSTRTTGQPVVDDWDCYKTLVKSFKNQCGAKMEYDMKYAGGLANICNMGVDVKKSVAAIEEACAH from the exons ATGTCTTTTCTTGGTCATTTACaagttcttgtttttctttatgcTCTGCTTCTTTTCTCAGCAGAATCTCGCAAAACCCAACTATTTGATACAGAATCTAGCGCTGATGATGGTGCTGAACACGAAAACTACGGGGATAAG GTCGATGCGCGAGATATCCCTCTGTTATATCTCGAGACGAAG ATTCAAAACGCTCCTGTGGGGTCACCTCAAAGACAAGAAGCTCAGAAGAATCTGCTTGAGGAAATAAATCACAGGAAAAAAATCGATCAGAACATTATAGAGATTCTTAGACTTTCACTCAAAAAAACCGATGTCTTAGATCTCTTAACTTCCACAAGAACAACAGGACAACCTGTTGTAGATGATTGGGACTGCTACAAGACTCTG GTTAAAAGTTTCAAGAATCAATGTGGAGCAAAGATGGAATACGATATGAAGTATGCAGGAGGACTTGCCAATATCTGCAATATGGGAGTGGATGTGAAGAAAAGTGTTGCAGCTATTGAAGAAGCTTGTGCCCATTAA
- the LOC117129843 gene encoding vacuolar-processing enzyme delta-isozyme-like — protein MSFLGHLQVLVFLYALLLFSAESRKTQLFDTESSADDGAEHENYGDKVDARDIPLLYLETKIQNAPVGSPQRQEAQKNLLEEINHRKQIDQNIIEILRLSLKKTDVLDLLTSTRTTGQPVVDDWDCYKTLVKSFKNQCGAKMEYDMKYAGALANICNMGVDVKKSVAAIEEACAH, from the exons ATGTCTTTTCTTGGTCATTTACaagttcttgtttttctttatgcTCTGCTTCTTTTCTCAGCAGAATCTCGCAAAACCCAACTATTTGATACAGAATCTAGCGCTGATGATGGTGCTGAACACGAAAACTACGGGGATAAG GTCGATGCGCGAGATATCCCTCTGTTATATCTCGAGACGAAG ATTCAAAACGCTCCTGTGGGGTCACCTCAAAGACAAGAAGCTCAGAAGAATCTGCTTGAGGAAATAAATCACAGGAAACAAATCGATCAGAACATTATAGAGATTCTTAGACTTTCACTCAAAAAAACCGATGTCTTAGATCTCTTAACTTCCACAAGAACAACAGGACAACCTGTTGTAGATGATTGGGACTGCTACAAGACTCTG GTTAAAAGTTTCAAGAATCAATGTGGAGCAAAGATGGAATACGATATGAAGTATGCAGGAGCACTTGCCAATATCTGCAATATGGGAGTGGATGTGAAGAAAAGTGTTGCAGCTATTGAAGAAGCTTGTGCCCATTAA